Proteins from a genomic interval of uncultured Desulfuromusa sp.:
- a CDS encoding IS110 family transposase has product MKFYTKQHNFYCGIDLHSDAMYVCIINSVGEVVVHKNIPTRPKSLLKLIKPYRERLVVGCECMFTWYWLADLCADEGIDFVLGHALYMRAIHGGKAKNDKIDSHKIAVLLRGGTFPVAYTYPRKMRAARDLMRRRNHLARKKAELLAHIQNTASQYNLPEPLGRIAKLSERGDVAAKFPDPVVRGMVKVDLTMIEHYEHLLDTLERQLERVAVRHDPVSLALLKSIPGVGRILALVMLYEIEDISRFPRVQDFASYCRLVKPAKESNGKSYGHSGKKIGNAHLRWAFGEAVVLMLKGNKPAQQMLQKMASKYGKGKALAILSHRLGRAVYFMLKNQVPFNRELFLRI; this is encoded by the coding sequence ATGAAATTCTACACCAAACAGCACAATTTTTATTGTGGTATCGATCTTCATAGTGATGCCATGTATGTCTGCATCATCAATTCTGTCGGTGAGGTGGTCGTTCACAAGAATATTCCCACCCGCCCGAAGTCCCTTCTGAAACTGATCAAACCTTATCGTGAGCGTCTTGTCGTCGGCTGCGAGTGCATGTTTACCTGGTACTGGCTCGCCGATCTGTGTGCTGACGAGGGAATCGATTTCGTTCTCGGTCATGCCCTCTATATGCGCGCTATTCATGGCGGCAAGGCCAAGAATGATAAGATCGATTCCCATAAGATTGCTGTGTTACTGCGTGGGGGAACCTTCCCTGTCGCTTACACGTATCCGAGAAAGATGCGAGCGGCGCGTGATCTGATGCGCCGCCGTAATCATCTGGCACGGAAAAAAGCGGAACTGCTGGCCCATATCCAGAATACGGCGTCACAGTACAACCTTCCGGAACCGCTCGGTCGCATCGCCAAACTGAGTGAACGGGGTGACGTGGCGGCTAAATTCCCTGATCCGGTTGTCCGGGGCATGGTCAAGGTCGATCTGACGATGATCGAACATTATGAACATTTGCTCGATACGTTGGAACGACAATTGGAACGGGTCGCTGTCCGTCACGATCCGGTCAGTCTGGCTCTGCTCAAATCAATCCCTGGCGTGGGGCGTATCCTTGCATTGGTGATGCTCTACGAAATTGAAGATATTTCCCGCTTTCCCCGAGTGCAGGATTTTGCTTCATACTGCCGGCTAGTCAAACCGGCCAAGGAGTCGAACGGCAAAAGCTATGGCCACTCGGGAAAAAAGATCGGTAACGCCCACCTGCGTTGGGCCTTTGGCGAGGCGGTGGTCTTGATGCTCAAGGGGAACAAACCGGCTCAGCAAATGCTGCAAAAAATGGCAAGCAAGTACGGCAAGGGGAAAGCTTTGGCAATCCTCTCACATCGGTTGGGAAGAGCGGTTTATTTTATGCTCAAGAATCAGGTGCCTTTTAACCGGGAATTGTTCCTGCGCATCTGA